From one Melospiza melodia melodia isolate bMelMel2 chromosome 6, bMelMel2.pri, whole genome shotgun sequence genomic stretch:
- the DLK1 gene encoding protein delta homolog 1, translating to MGLRAAGILGCCCCLLPLVLPAAPGVICKAGCHPENGFCEFPSECRCQPGWQGALCNQCVPFPGCLHGSCAKPWQCICEEGWVGSLCDIDIHPCSAKPCTNNSTCIETGDGGYICLCAQGFTGKNCHLKKGPCIINGSPCQNGGTCIDDNGFAPHASCLCPSGFAGNFCEIDRDDCESSPCENGGTCTDVGVGFSCSCPHGYTGKLCSSRVAFCASGPCENGGTCSEHPQGGFECICKPEFVGVTCKHPSKNTSLSGMNTETKHMQNYKPPSKAHHRSVHQQQEILKITVKETIQNADPLMSRSQVICFVVLGLLTCLVVLGTTGIVFFSKCEMWLANAKYSHLLRKKKNFFLKSNNGENLSVNIIFPEKIKLTNYTKNYTAI from the exons atgGGGCTGCGCGCCGCCGGCATcctcggctgctgctgctgcctgctgcccctcGTGCTGCCCGCAGCGCCAG GCGTGATCTGTAAAGCTGGCTGCCATCCAGAGAATGGATTCTGTGAATTTCCCAGTGAATGCAG GTGTCAGCCTGGCTGGCAGGGTGCACTCTGTAACCAGTGTGTTCCTTTCCCCGGGTGCTTGCACGGCAGCTGTGCCAAGCCCTGGCAGTGCATCTGCGAGGAGGGCTGGGTCGGCAGCCTCTGTGACATAG ATATTCACCCATGTTCAGCAAAACCCTGCACCAATAATTCAACGTGTATAGAGACTGGTGATGGAGGATATATTTGTCTGTGTGCCCAGGGATTTACAGGAAAAAACTGCCATCTCAAGAAAGGACCCTGCATTATTAATGG TTCTCCCTGCCAGAATGGAGGAACATGCATTGATGACAATGGTTTTGCACCCCATGCTTCCTGTCTGTGCCCTTCTGGTTTCGCTGGCAACTTCTGTGAGATAGACAGAGACGACTGCGAATCCAGCCCGTGTGAGAATGGAGGAACCTGCACAGATGTCGGAGTGGGTTTCAGCTGTTCTTGTCCCCATGGCTATACAGGGAAGCTCTGCAGCAGCCGTGTCGCTTTCTGTGCAAGTGGCCCGTGTGAGAACGGGGGCACTTGCAGTGAGCATCCCCAGGGAGGGTTCGAGTGCATCTGCAAACCAGAATTTGTTGGCGTGACCTGCAAACATCCCAGCAAAAACACAAGCCTCTCTGGAATGAATACGGAGACAAAGCATATGCAGAATTACAAGCCACCCTCAAAAGCTCACCACAGATCAGTGCACCAACAACAAGAAATCCTGAAAATAACAGTGAAAGAAACAATTCAAAATGCAGATCCCTTAATGAGTAGAAGCCAGGTGATATGTTTTGTTGTGCTGGGCTTGCTTACGTGTCTTGTTGTCTTGGGTACAACTGGGattgttttcttttcaaaatgtgAAATGTGGCTTGCTAATGCCAAGTATAGTCATCTCCTGCGCAAGAAAAAGAACTTTTTTCTGAAGTCTAACAATGGGGAAAACCTCTCAGTTAATATTATCTTCCCAGAGAAGATCAAATTGACTAATTACACTAAGAACTACACTGCCATCTAG